A stretch of Dioscorea cayenensis subsp. rotundata cultivar TDr96_F1 unplaced genomic scaffold, TDr96_F1_v2_PseudoChromosome.rev07_lg8_w22 25.fasta BLBR01000802.1, whole genome shotgun sequence DNA encodes these proteins:
- the LOC120255046 gene encoding LOW QUALITY PROTEIN: DNA polymerase-like (The sequence of the model RefSeq protein was modified relative to this genomic sequence to represent the inferred CDS: deleted 2 bases in 1 codon), protein MVGDIETLLIDGVHKPYARRSLDGSSNEKIEDLMAMAMIARKEKKTLTIYFHNFSRFDGIILLRHLACNHQNYKVKPLMRNNNLYEVTVYSGKKLLFRFRDSLNLLPGKLSSLAANLCPELGEKGCIDHKSVSLTNLLSLKDRLLSYMKQDIHLLGGVMRKCQGIYWEHYSIDIVSKLTLSSLSLSIYRMKYYDECNWPIHIPNQNEDNFIRRGYYGGHTDAFKPIGSNLFYYDVNSLYPFVMKEYPMPGGVPVWHGNLNGKDLDSIFGFIEAYVVCPKTIKKPFLPYRDQNDTLIFPTGEFIGVYYSEELKYARDLGYTVIPISGYLFEKMESPFRDFVSDLFQNRLEAKKKGNDALSYVYKLIMNTLYGRFGINPKSTITEICSEERYFDLIRHSDLIFGDRLSETYYIVSYHINTGKSTDYWVPPKNAAVQLAAAITASARIYMYPFISREDCYYTDTDSVVLGHQLPSDVISSSDLGKFKLEDEIKMGYFLAPKSYGYYNIEGQFIFKFKGPAKNQIEPSFFEQLYLDPTREILVQAEFPFRINKHTLNIFKKDSFVKVGIKLGNKRCEVFHGDVWVDTEPIHITDLSCLDHSSKLIISQLKEKCLQLNKEITNLNYKLSQKEREIEERKKDIQSQFDPSR, encoded by the exons ATGGTAGGTGATATTGAGACACTATTGATTGATGGGGTTCATAAGCCTTATGCTCGCCGGTCTCTTGATGGTTCGTCTAATGAGAAGATCGAGGATCTTATG GCCATGGCCATGATagctagaaaagaaaagaaaactttaacTATTTACTTTCACAACTTCTCTAGATTCGATGGAATCATTTTGCTAAGGCACCTTGCATGTAATCACCAAAACTACAAAGTGAAGCCATTGATGAGGAACAATAATCTTTATGAAGTAACCGTCTATTCAGGTAAGAAGTTGTTATTCCGGTTCCGAGATTCCTTGAATCTTCTCCCTGGAAAACTGAGCTCCCTAGCTGCGAATCTCTGCCCTGAGCTAGGTGAGAAAGGCTGTATAGATCATAaatcagtgagtttgacaaatcTGCTTAGTCTGAAAGACCGTTTGTTAAGCTATATGAAGCAGGACATCCATCTGCTTGGTGGTGTAATGCGAAAATGTCAAGGTATATATTGGGAGCATTACAGTATTGACATAGTAAGCAAGTTAACACTTTCATCCCTTTCTCTAAGCATCTATCGTATGAAATATTACGATGAATGCAATTGGCCAATCCACATCCCCAACCAAAATGAAGACAACTTTATAAGGCGTGGCTACTACGGTGGTCATACGGACGCATTCAAGCCCATAGGTTCAAACCTATTCTATTACGACGTGAACTCTCTGTATCCCTTCGTAATGAAAGAATATCCAATGCCCGGTGGTGTTCCAGTCTGGCATGGTAATCTTAATGGGAAGGACTTAGATAGCATCTTCGGCTTTATCGAGGCGTATGTCGTCTGTCCTAAGACTATC AAAAAGCCCTTTCTTCCCTATCGAGACCAAAATGACACTCTTATCTTTCCAACTGGGGAATTTATTGGTGTCTACTATAGCGAAGAGTTAAAGTATGCAAGAGACTTAGGCTACACAGTGATTCCAATCTCCGGCTACCTTTTTGAGAAGATGGAAAGCCCCTTCCGGGACTTTGTCAGCGATCTTTTTCAGAACAGGCTTGAggcaaagaagaaaggaaatgaTGCCTTGTCATATGTATACAAGCTCATTATGAACACTCTCTACGGGAGATTCGGCATTAACCCTAAAAGCACCATTACCGAGATCTGCTCTGAAGAGAGATACTTTGATTTGATCCGGCATAGTGACTTAATTTTCGGTGACAGGCTTAGCGAGACATACTACATCGTTTCCTACCATATCAATACCGGAAAAAGCACGGATTATTGGGTACCACCAAAAAACGCTGCTGTACAACTAGCTGCTGCTATCACTGCATCCGCTAGGATCTATATGTACCCCTTTATATCAAGAGAGGACTGCTACTACACGGACACTGACTCGGTTGTGCTTGGGCATCAACTGCCTAGTGATGTGATTTCTTCTTCTGACTTAGGAAAGTTTAAGCTAGAGGATGaaataaagatgggatactttTTAGCACCCAAATCCTATGGTTACTATAACATTGAGGGTCAATTTATCTTTAAGTTCAAGGGACCAGCTAAAAACCAAATTGAACCTTCATTCTTTGAGCAACTATATTTAGATCCAACCCGGGAAATACTCGTTCAGGCGGAATTTCCCTTCCGGATCAATAAGCACACCCTTAACATCTTCAAGAAAGACTCATTCGTCAAAGTGGGAATTAAGCTGGGCAACAAGAGGTGTGAAGTATTCCATGGAGATGTGTGGGTGGATACTGAGCCAATTCATATCACAGACTTGTCTTGTCTAGATCACAGTAGTAAACTAATCATCTCCCAACTAAAGGAAAAATGTTTACAGCTAAACAAAGAAATTACTaatctaaattataaattatcccAGAAGGAAAGAGAGATTgaggagagaaagaaagatattcAATCACAGTTTGATCCGTCCCGGTAA